GATCTGCTCCTCCAAGCTCACCCATGAGAAAACCTGGGAAAACCACGGGAAAACCCACCCTTGGGCATCCACCACAGAGGGGAGAGGTGGCACCCACCTGCAGTTCCACTTCTCCAGAGGTTCTGCAGTGAAGTACTGCAGGTCCCTGGGGAAATGGTACTGGTAGCGACGAGAAACCACCCTGGCGTTGGCCTTGACGGACCAGAGGAGCccaaagaggaggaggatgcccCCGATGCCGCAGCAGAAGAAGCTGATGGAACGGAGCAGGGCactggaggaggagctgggaaccACCTCAGCTTCCCGGGGAGGCAGGAGATGAGTCCCAGTGGTGGCCGGGGTGCCCACCTCCCCGTCACTCCACCAGGCAAAGCACAGAGTCCCCGTCACCAGCAGCACGGCCCCGGTGATGGTCATGCCGTAGCGGAACGAAGCAGCTGCCATCCTTCAGGAGGAGGTTTATTAGGAGGGGTGAAGAGTGAGACAAGGCATGAGAGAGTCCACGTCCTGCAAGACAAGAAAGGGGAGAGGTTTAAGAGGGATCAGGTCATGGAAGAAGACTTAGGAATTCTCTGGGGTTTGCTCTTCACTCTTCGCTTCCTCATTACTGACCATCGGAAAGGGCATTGCCACCATCCCAAAGGGAAGCCCTTGTTCAGGGTGAAGTCAGCCACAGGTTTTTACCCATAAATGTCCCAACAGCCCCATAAAAACATCCCCATTTTGAAGAAATGACCCAGTACTCCCATGGAAGCAGGACAGGAACCCCAGCCAGGGAGCTACGGGGTCAGAATTTCTCTTTGGGTTTTATTCCAGACTTCCTCCCAAGTTCGGAGAAACACCGGCTGGGTTTGGGATCAAAGCAAGGTTGGTGGGAGAGGTTAGGGAAAAGGACATAAATTTAAGATGTCATCATTTCCAAATTACCAGAGCACATGCTTTCTCCTCCAAAACTGGAGGTAAATTAGTCCTGTGGTGACAGCAGGTGTTTGGCACCACTGCTGGAAAGTCCACAGCTCTGGAGATTCAAGGCTGAGCTGCCTCTGGCTTTCTTAGGGAAAGGGGCTGAGTGCCATCTCTGAAAGTCACTGAGATGTTATTCCAGGGAAAAATCGACTCTTGGATGCTGGCAAGCCAGGGTACCTCATCCAGGGATggctccccagctgctgagcaAGCAGAGATCCCAAAGAGCTCTTCTGTGACTAATGGAGCCCACAATAGCTGCACCCCCCCACTGCGACCATGCCAAGGATGGGAGCAGAAATCACTCCCTATCTCCAATAAAAGCCAGGAATGTTCTGGATACAAGCTAATCCCTGGGAGAGGGtatgagctgctgctgaagtagGTGTTTCTGCCATGCTGGtcagggagggggttgaggcaACAGACCACAGAGATGCGTGAGGCTCCTGATGTCTCATTTCAAGACACCCCAAGCAGCACAGAGTGGCTTCAGTTTATTTCAAGGGTGAGGTAAATACCCTGGTGCTGGAAGGGACTGCTCAATCTTCatccaaacaagcaaaaatcaAATCGTGCTCCCTCTGGGTCAGCCCTGGCTTCTCAGCTCTCCGGCATGATGAATCCCACAGGTTTTATCATGACCTTCAACATCCCATCAGGGTGCTCTGGGATGGGTTGGACAACTAAAGAGATGAGACAGTGCCACATGCCCCTGCTCTGTGGCACTTCTCAGCTCAATGTCACAGGTTGACAGCAACCATCCTTCCCCAGGGCAGGAAGGTTTGGGGATGGGGAGCTGGTTTCTGATCCATGGGGCTGTCActgtcctttcctttctccagcaCAATGAGCATCTGCTCTCTGGGTTTGGGGATCCCCAGGGCTCAACTAACCAAAGAGCACCAACAGCTTTGGAGGCAGAGAGGTCCCACCACATCCCCTCTGGCCTTGCTCCCTGCCCAGAAAGAAGATGCTGGTTCAGCTTCCACTTCTTGGTaggcaaaaaaatctttggaTCATGTGGGAATtcagcaccagcacctccttAGAGATTCAGTCTTGGGGGACTCCTCTGTGAGGGTTTCTTATGGTGCCACTGGGGAACCTGCACAGGGGGGCCAGTCCAGAATGGAGATGGGGCTCAAGTGCAGAGGTGGATGGAGAGCTGGGTGGCCCACATTAAACCTCCACCTTCATCACTTTGTGTGTCAGTAAAATGAAGATAATCTGGTGGCTTTGGCCTCCATTCCTCCAGGCAGTCTCTACCTGCAGTGGGGACTCAGCTTGTACTCCAAGATCTGGAAGTGCCAAGCCAGAGCTaaggagggaagagaagttCAGCACAGGTTTGGTGTGACCAAGGAGGGGTGGAATGACATTATTTCAAGCCATTATTTATCAGATGGGCCCACTAAATGGAAACCCAAATTACTTCCTAGTGAAAGAGACACcatctaatctaatctaatctagTCTAATCTAATATGATCTAATCTACTTTTAATGAAGAAGCATGATGAGAGGTGGGATTTAGGAAAcctgcaggaaggctgcaggACTGGGAACCCCATCAGCTCTGGCTCTGGTTCCACAGTCACAATACCAAAtcaccccaccagcagctgtaGGCAAACTGCTGGGAAGGAGGTAGTGATTCTGGActgagaggaggcagagcttCCCCCAAGGGAGAGGACATGTTCAGATGCTTCCTCCTGAATGGCAGGGGCTTGGCTGAGCTGAGACAGAGAAGGGACTCTTAGAAACCAGTTAGAGAAGTTCTTGGATGCTATTAGGGATCATCCTCCTCCAAATCACCACAGAACACAACCAGGACACAGCAGATATTGACTtgcagcaggagatgctcaggAGAGCTCAAGGATTCTATTGGATGAATCCAGCTCCTTTGGAGAGCATCACGTTTCCCTGGTTCCTGGGAAACTCTCAGCCaatattatttggaaaaaaacccaaccccacaaCCCAAAAACTCTACAGCAAAACCCTCAGTCCAGATGCACGGGAACGTAGCAGGTTGCTCTGCACCAAAAACATGGACTGAACAGCACTGAGAGTTGAAATGTTCACCTCCTGTAGTCAACAGGACTCcttgttttttagttttcctGGTGAGGTTTGGGAGATCCTGAGATGTCCCTGGTGATGTTTGGGGGCTGCAGTGATTCCCCATGGGAAGTTTGGGAGATGGGATCTCCCTGGTGATGTCTGGGGGATGTTGTGATTCCCAGTGGGGAGGTTTGGGAGATGGGATCTCCGTGGTGATGTTTGGGGGATGCTGTGATTCCCAGTGGGGAGGTTTGGGAGATGGGATTTCCCTGGTGATGTTTGGGGGATGCTGTGATTCCCAGTGGGGAGGTTTGGGAGATGCTGCATTTCCCCTGCCCACGGAGTGGGAATTTTGCAGCCCCGGGTGCCACGCACATCTGGGACTGCTGGCAGCGAGTGGGAGGCAGATGTGGAGGGGAGGTGGAGAGCCTCTGGGAGGTGACAGATTGACAGCTCCAGAGAATAAACTCTTCTCTCTTGACAAAACCaatgcagagcagggagcaatGCAAGAAACTCCCTCAAGCCTACCTGGCACGTGGTCCCGCAGTGCCTGTGCGGGGGTGGCTACTCCAGGCTGGGTGACAGTGCTACTGTGCCACTGCCAAACCCTCTCCTGAGCTTCCTTAAAAGACCCACAATGTTTTTCTCAGCACAAAAACTGCTGGAAGAAGAGGTCCAAGGAGCGGGGGCAGGAAGGGAGGTGTGATGCTGGGGCAGCACCTGAGTCCTTGGCTGCCTTgagcctgctcccagctccactCTCAGGGCACTCAGGCCAAGTCTCCCAGTGAGCATTTCCAGCCCAGGCTTCCACGGAGGGGCTGTCCCTCTGGAGACAGCGACTGCCAGCTCCCAGACACTCGTCTCCACCCTCCGAGCCACCCTGCCATCTCCTCCTTTTTGACCTGCTCTGAAATAATCTTCCTGGAGCAACAGATTTGCACGGGCAAACGGACCCGAGCGTTAATAGTTTAAATAGTTCCAGTTAGCTGCTGAGAATAGCATCCCCCACAGAAAGTTCTGCAGATGGTGATTCATAGGGTCTGCTAAGCATTACTCAGAGCAACACTCTTCTTCAGAGAcacaagaaatgaaaagagTTTTGAATCTCTCCCACCGCCATCAAGCAGAAATccacctccacccccacccctccacgCCACTCGGGACAGAGAGGGCTGAAACCAGGGACAGAAGTGCCCAGAGGAATGCCAGGGAGAGACACACCGGCGTGCGAGGGTGTCATTAGGGAGATTCCTTCCTGCCTTTAATCATGATTTAC
The genomic region above belongs to Heliangelus exortis chromosome 8, bHelExo1.hap1, whole genome shotgun sequence and contains:
- the TMEM61 gene encoding transmembrane protein 61, with product MAAASFRYGMTITGAVLLVTGTLCFAWWSDGEVGTPATTGTHLLPPREAEVVPSSSSSALLRSISFFCCGIGGILLLFGLLWSVKANARVVSRRYQYHFPRDLQYFTAEPLEKWNCSTWDSSAIPTYEEALTCRPAHVAPAYLQPTGRKEELTPPLYHYLEEEEEEPWQGGHRRSSSDSALFRPSPSWLDPQHPEELQATPPPSYENISVRGV